In Musa acuminata AAA Group cultivar baxijiao chromosome BXJ3-11, Cavendish_Baxijiao_AAA, whole genome shotgun sequence, one DNA window encodes the following:
- the LOC135652510 gene encoding probable polygalacturonase, with protein sequence MILVLWTVVTAAFIGIAEGHRHHRRAGGATEVEAFHYAAAGAGGCRAHVASLTDFGGVGDGVTSNTAAFAAAVANLSKVAYDGGAMLVVPAGRWLTGPFNLSDHFTLFLDHDAVILATQDINEWPIIDPLPSYGRGRDAAGGRYSNLIMGYNLTDVVITGNNGTIDGQGETWWKMFRNKELNYTRGYLIELMYCKQVLISNITLVNSPSWNVHPVYSSQVIVSGITILAPVNSPNTDGINPDSSSNVRIEDCYIVSGDDCIAIKSGWDEYGIAFNMSSKHIVIRRLTCISPTSAVIALGSEMSGGIQDVRAEDITAINSESGVRIKTTIGRGAYVKDIFVRRMNLHTMKWVFWMTGTYGQHPDDNFDPKAIPVVRNIIYSDVVAENVTMAAKMEGIPGAPFTGICIYNVTAEVVKSKKPIWNCTDVEGVSSHVTPTPCAQIPEYPDRITHCPFPEDDLPVDYVGLEECSYQRTKP encoded by the exons ATGATTTTAGTGCTGTGGACGGTGGTAACAGCGGCGTTCATAGGGATCGCTGAGGGCCATCGCCACCACCGGCGGGCAGGTGGTGCGACGGAGGTAGAAGCCTTCCACTACGCGGCGGCGGGGGCAGGAGGATGCCGGGCCCACGTGGCCAGCCTGACGGACTTCGGCGGGGTGGGCGACGGGGTGACCTCCAACACGGCGGCCTTTGCGGCGGCCGTGGCCAACCTCAGTAAGGTCGCGTACGACGGCGgcgcgatgctggtggtgccggcCGGCCGGTGGCTCACCGGGCCCTTCAACCTCTCCGACCACTTCACCCTCTTCCTCGACCACGACGCCGTCATCCTCGCCACTCAG GATATCAACGAGTGGCCGATCATTGACCCTTTGCCCTCCTATGGTAGAGGAAGAGATGCGGCTGGGGGTAGATATAGTAATCTCATCATGGGATACAACCTAACCGATGTGGTCATAACAG ggAATAATGGAACTATCGATGGACAAGGTGAAACCTGGTGGAAAATGTTCCGTAACAAAGAACTCAATTACACTCGTGGATACCTCATCGAATTGATGTACTGCAAACAAGTCCTGATTTCCAACATTACATTGGTTAACTCTCCATCGTGGAATGTCCATCCAGTGTACAGCAG CCAAGTAATCGTCTCAGGCATCACAATTCTTGCACCAGTCAACTCTCCGAATACTGATGGGATCAATCCAG ACTCATCCTCCAATGTCCGCATTGAGGACTGCTACATAGTCTCAGGCGATGACTGCATCGCCATTAAAAGCGGTTGGGATGAGTACGGGATTGCATTCAACATGTCAAGCAAACACATAGTGATCAGAAGGCTCACCTGCATCTCCCCCACGAGCGCCGTCATCGCCCTGGGAAGCGAGATGTCGGGAGGAATCCAAGATGTCCGGGCCGAAGACATCACGGCCATCAACTCCGAATCCGGCGTCAGGATCAAGACGACCATCGGAAGGGGAGCTTACGTGAAGGACATATTCGTGAGAAGAATGAATCTGCACACAATGAAGTGGGTCTTCTGGATGACGGGCACCTACGGGCAGCACCCGGACGACAACTTTGATCCGAAAGCCATCCCGGTGGTGCGGAATATCATCTACAGCGACGTGGTGGCCGAGAACGTGACCATGGCCGCGAAGATGGAGGGGATTCCCGGCGCGCCCTTCACCGGAATATGCATCTACAATGTGACGGCGGAGGTGGTGAAGTCGAAGAAGCCGATATGGAACTGCACCGACGTGGAGGGCgtatcgagtcacgtgacacccactCCCTGTGCGCAGATTCCGGAATATCCAGATCGTATAACGCATTGCCCCTTCCCTGAAGATGATCTACCTGTGGATTATGTAGGGCTGGAGGAGTGTTCTTATCAGAGAACCAAACCATGA
- the LOC135652492 gene encoding probable polygalacturonase, producing MEHSPPIFRVLMILVLWTVVTAAFIGIAEGHRHHRRASGATDLEAFHYAAAGAGGRRTHVASLTDFGGVGDGVTSNTAAFAAAVANLSKVAYDGGAMLVVPAGRWLTGPFNLSDHFTLFLDHDAVILATQDINEWPIIDPLPSYGRGRDAVGNRYSNLIMGYNLTDVVISGNNGTIDGQGETWWKMFRNKELNYTRGYLIELMYCKQVLISNITLVNSPSWNVHPVYSSHVIVSGITILAPVNSPNTDGIDPDSSSNVRIEDCYIVSGDDCIAIKSGWDEYGIAFNMSSKHIVIRRLTCISPTSAVIALGSEMSGGIQDVRAEDITAINSESGVRIKTTIGRGAYVKDIFVRRMNLHTMKWVFWMTGTYGQHPDDKFDPKAIPVVQNISYSNVVAENVTMAAKMEGIPGAPFTGICIYNVTAEVVKSKKPIWNCTDVEGVSSHVTPTPCAQIPEYPDRITHCPFPEDDLPVDGVGIEECSYQRAKP from the exons ATGGAGCACTCGCCGCCAATATTCCGT GTGTTGATGATTTTAGTGCTGTGGACGGTGGTAACAGCGGCGTTCATAGGGATCGCTGAGGGCCATCGCCACCACCGGCGGGCAAGTGGTGCGACGGACCTAGAAGCCTTCCACTACGCGGCGGCGGGGGCAGGAGGACGCCGGACCCACGTGGCCAGCCTGACGGACTTCGGCGGGGTGGGCGACGGGGTGACCTCCAACACGGCGGCCTTTGCGGCGGCCGTGGCCAACCTCAGTAAGGTCGCGTACGACGGCGgcgcgatgctggtggtgccggcCGGCCGGTGGCTCACCGGGCCCTTCAACCTCTCCGACCACTTCACCCTCTTCCTCGACCACGACGCCGTCATCCTCGCCACTCAG GATATCAACGAGTGGCCGATCATTGACCCTTTGCCCTCCTACGGTAGAGGAAGAGATGCGGTTGGGAATAGATACAGTAATCTTATCATGGGATATAACCTAACCGATGTGGTCATATCAG ggAATAATGGAACTATCGACGGACAAGGTGAAACCTGGTGGAAAATGTTCCGTAACAAAGAACTCAATTACACTCGTGGATACCTCATTGAATTGATGTACTGCAAACAAGTCCTGATTTCCAACATTACATTGGTTAACTCTCCATCGTGGAATGTCCATCCAGTGTACAGCAG CCACGTAATCGTCTCAGGCATCACAATTCTTGCACCAGTCAACTCTCCCAACACCGATGGGATCGATCCAG ACTCATCCTCCAATGTCCGCATTGAGGACTGCTACATAGTCTCAGGCGATGACTGCATCGCCATTAAAAGCGGTTGGGATGAGTACGGGATTGCATTCAACATGTCAAGCAAACACATAGTGATCAGACGGCTCACCTGCATCTCCCCCACGAGCGCTGTCATCGCCCTGGGAAGCGAGATGTCGGGAGGAATCCAAGATGTCCGGGCCGAAGACATCACGGCCATCAACTCCGAATCCGGCGTCAGGATCAAGACGACCATCGGAAGGGGAGCTTACGTGAAGGACATATTCGTGAGAAGAATGAATCTGCACACAATGAAGTGGGTCTTCTGGATGACGGGCACCTACGGGCAGCACCCGGACGACAAATTTGATCCGAAAGCCATTCCGGTGGTGCAGAATATCAGTTACAGCAACGTGGTGGCCGAGAACGTGACCATGGCCGCGAAGATGGAGGGGATTCCCGGCGCGCCCTTCACCGGAATATGCATCTACAATGTGACGGCGGAGGTGGTGAAGTCGAAGAAGCCGATATGGAACTGCACCGACGTGGAGGGCGTATCGAGTCACGTGACGCCCACTCCCTGTGCGCAGATTCCGGAATATCCAGATCGTATAACGCATTGCCCCTTCCCTGAAGATGATCTACCTGTGGATGGTGTTGGGATAGAGGAGTGTTCTTATCAGAGAGCCAAACCATGA
- the LOC135586190 gene encoding probable polygalacturonase — protein sequence MEHSPPKFHVLMILVLWTVVTAAFIGIAEGHRHHRRDGGATELEAFHYAAAGAGGCRAHVASLTDFGGVGDGVTSNTAAFAAAVANLSKVACDGGAMLVVPAGRWLTGPFNLTNHFTLFLDHDAVILATQDINEWSIIDSLPSYGRGRDTTGGRYSNFIMGYNLTDVVITGNNGTIDGQGETWWKMFRNNELNHTRGYLIELVYCTQVLISNITLVDAPSWNVHPVYSSQVIVSGITILAPVNSPNTDGINPDSSSNVRIEDCYIVSGDDCVAIKSGWDEYGIAFNMPSKHIVIRRLTCISPSSAVIALGSEMSGGIQDVRAEDITAIHSESGVRIKTAIGRGAYVKDIFVRRMDLHTMKWVFWMTGTYGQHPDDKFDPKAIPVVQNISYSNVVAENVTMAAKLEGIPGAPFTGICIYNVTAEVRKSKKPIWNCTDVEGVSSHVTPTPCALIPESPDSITHCPFPEDVLPVDFVGLKECSYQRTKA from the exons ATGGAGCACTCGCCGCCAAAATTCCAT GTGTTGATGATTTTAGTGCTGTGGACGGTGGTAACAGCGGCGTTCATAGGGATCGCTGAGGGCCATCGCCACCACCGGCGGGACGGTGGTGCGACGGAGCTAGAAGCCTTCCACTACGCGGCGGCGGGGGCAGGAGGATGCCGGGCCCACGTGGCCAGCCTGACGGACTTCGGCGGGGTGGGCGACGGGGTGACCTCCAACACGGCGGCCTTTGCGGCGGCCGTGGCCAACCTCAGCAAGGTCGCGTGCGACGGCGgcgcgatgctggtggtgccggcCGGCCGGTGGCTCACCGGGCCCTTCAACCTCACCAACCACTTCACCCTCTTCCTCGACCACGACGCCGTCATCCTCGCCACTCAG GATATCAATGAGTGGTCGATCATTGATTCTTTACCCTCCTACGGCAGAGGAAGAGATACGACTGGGGGTAGATACAGTAATTTCATCATGGGATATAACTTGACCGATGTGGTCATAACAG ggAATAATGGAACTATCGATGGACAAGGTGAAACCTGGTGGAAAATGTTCCGTAACAATGAACTCAATCACACTCGTGGATACCTCATTGAATTGGTGTACTGCACGCAAGTGCTGATTTCCAACATTACATTGGTTGACGCTCCATCGTGGAATGTCCACCCAGTGTACAGCAG CCAAGTTATCGTCTCAGGCATCACAATTCTTGCACCAGTCAACTCTCCGAACACTGATGGGATCAATCCAG ACTCGTCCTCCAATGTCCGCATTGAGGACTGCTACATAGTCTCAGGGGATGACTGCGTCGCCATTAAAAGCGGTTGGGATGAGTACGGGATTGCATTCAACATGCCAAGCAAACACATAGTGATCAGACGGCTCACCTGCATCTCCCCCTCAAGCGCTGTCATCGCCCTGGGAAGCGAGATGTCAGGAGGAATCCAAGATGTCCGGGCCGAAGACATCACGGCCATCCACTCCGAATCCGGCGTCAGGATCAAGACGGCCATCGGAAGGGGAGCTTACGTGAAGGACATATTCGTGAGAAGAATGGATCTGCACACCATGAAGTGGGTCTTCTGGATGACGGGCACCTACGGGCAGCACCCGGACGACAAATTTGATCCGAAAGCCATCCCGGTGGTGCAGAATATCAGCTACAGCAACGTGGTGGCCGAGAACGTGACCATGGCCGCGAAGCTGGAGGGGATTCCCGGCGCGCCCTTCACCGGAATATGCATCTACAATGTGACGGCAGAGGTGCGGAAGTCGAAGAAGCCGATATGGAACTGCACCGACGTGGAGGGCGTATCGAGTCACGTGACGCCCACTCCCTGTGCGCTGATTCCGGAATCTCCAGATAGTATAACGCATTGCCCCTTCCCTGAAGATGTTCTACCTGTGGATTTTGTTGGGCTGAAGGAGTGTTCTTATCAGAGAACCAAAGCATGA